The Streptomyces venezuelae genomic interval TGGGGCGTCTGGGCCGACCAGGGCGCCTGCGGCAGCGGACCCACCACCCCGCCCACCACGCCGCCGCCGAGCTCCGGATTCGTCGTCTCCGAGGCCCAGTTCAACCAGATGTTCCCGAACAGGAACCCCTTCTACACGTACGCGGGCCTCACCGCGGCCCTCAAGTCGTACCCCGGCTTCGCCAACACCGGCAGCGACACGGTGAAGAGGCAGGAGGCCGCGGCCTTCCTCGCGAACGTCTCCCACGAGACGGGCGGCCTCGTCCACATCGTCGAGCAGAACACCGCCAACTACCCGCACTACTGCGACCGGAACCAGCCCTACGGCTGCCCCGCCGGCCAGGCGGCGTACTACGGCCGCGGCCCGATCCAGCTCTCCTGGAACTTCAACTACAAGGCGGCCGGTGACGCCCTCGGCATCGACCTGCTCAACAACCCCTGGCGGGTCGAGCAGGATCCGGCCGTCGCCATGATGACGGGCCTCTGGTACTGGAACACCCAGAACGGCCCGGGCACGATGACCGCCCACAACGCGATGGTCAACGGCGCCGGCTTCGGCCAGACCATCTGGGCGATCAACGGCAGCCTGGAGTGCAACGGCGGCAACCCGGCCCAGGTGCAGAGCCGGGTCACCAAGTACCAGCAGTTCACCCAGATCCTGGGCGTCCCCGCCGGTGCGAACCTGTACTGCTGACCGCTCCGCGCCTCGCCCCGCACCGTGTGGATCCCGGTGCGGGGCGAGGCGCATCCGGCCCCGGCCGATTCAGCGGAAGGCGTCGGCGTTCTCCGCTGCCCACTGCCGGAACGGGCGGGCCGGCACTCCGGTGACCTGCGCAACCGTGTCGCGCACCATCAGGAGCTCGTGGTTCACGTCCCCGCCGGTGACGTCGAGCACCGCGTCCGCGGCCTCGGGCCCGAAGGCCGCGGCCATCTGCGCGTGAGCCTGCTCGCGGCTGATCTCGGCGAAGGGAACCTCCCGCCCCAGCACCGCGGCGACGGCCTCGACCTGCTGCCGGGCGGTCACCGGCTCAGGACCGGTCAGCGCGTACGTGCGTCCCTGGTGACCGGGCTCGGTCAGGGCCACGCGCGCCACCGCGGCGATGTCGGCGGGGTGGATGGTCGGCAGCGCGGTCTCGGCGTACGGAGCGTGGACGGTCTCGCGGCCGCGGACGGACGCGGCCCACATCAGGGAGTTCGAGGCGAACTGCGTCGGCCGCAGGATCGTCCAGGCCATGCCGCTCGCCTTGAGCAGCTCCTCCACCGCCAGGTTCTCGGCGGCGGGGCCGAGGTGCGGGTGGGTCTGGACGGTGATGGACGACACCAGGACGACGTGCTCCACGCCCGCCTGCCGGGCGGCTTCGAGGATCTCGGCGTCCGAGCCCAGCCGCGACACGAGGAACAGGGAGCGGACCCCCTCCAGCGCGGGCTTCAGCGACGCGGTCTCCGCGAAGTCGCCCTCGACGGCCTCGACTCCTTCGGGGAAGACGGCCCGTGAGGCGTCACGGGTGAGTCCTCGCAGGGGCCCGGCCCCGTGCGCGTGCAGTTCCTGCAGCAGGGCACGGCCTATGTTTCCGGTGGCTCCGGTCACGAGGATCATGGCGTGTTTCCCGTCGTCAGATGATCGAGTGGGCAACACGTTAGAACCTCAAGCGAACTTCAGGTCAAGGTCTGATCGGCCGCCCGCGGGGGACGGCCGACCGGACAGCGCAGGACAGTCAGTCCTGCCAGGCCAGGAACGCGGTCCAGGCGGCGGGCTCCACGACGAACGTGGGCCCGGCGGGGACCTTGGAGTCCCGGAGGTGGACGGCGTGGGCGCAGCTGGCCACCTCTACGCAGTTGCCGCCACCGCCGTCGCTGTAGGAGGACCTGTGCCAGTCGAAGGCGACCTCGACGCAGTCCCCGCCACCACTGTCGCTGTAGCTGGACTTGAACCAGTGCAGGGTGTCGTTCATCTCCGTGCTCCCGCCAACTCCTCGATGAGCCCCAGCGACCTGCGCGGATCCAGGGCGTGTGCCCGGATCTTCGCATACCGCTGGATGTGCGTACTGACCTTCGCCCGGTCGGTGATCAGCAGGCTCTCGCCCTGGATCTCCAGGAAGGTCACGCGGTCGTGGGACGCGGTCTCGACGATGTTCATCATCCCCCGGTCGCCCGCGTACTCACCCCCCAACCCCGCATCCAGCGGCAGCACCTGAAGGTTCACGTTCCTCCTCCGGGCGCACTCGGCCAAGTACGCCAGCTGCTCCCGCATGATCTCCTCGCTCCCGATCGGCCTCCGCAGGACAGACTCGTCGAGTACGAGCTCGATCTCGCACACCTGCTTCCGGTCGAAGAGCGCCTTCCGCGCCATTCTTCCGACGACCAGCTCCTCGGTCCGTTCCGCCGTCGGCTCCGGGTGGCCGCCCGCGATCAGCGCCCGCGCGTACGCCTCCGTCTGGAACAGCCCATGGACGACGTGGTTCGCGTACAGCCACAGCGCCACCGCCTTCTGCTCGATCGGGGCGTATCCGCGGAACTGCTCCGGCAGCTTCTCCAGCCGTACGAGCTCCCGCATCTCCTCGAAGATGCCCGTCCCGCTGCCCAGTTCGCGCTCGATCAGGACGAGCATCTCGTCGCTCACCGAGTGGAGCTGCCGCTCCATCGCGCTGATCGCCGCGCCCGTGTAGCCCATCTGCGAGCCCAACTGCTCCTGTGTCAGGCCCTTCTTCACCCGCATTCTCTTCGCCACCGTCGCGGCCATCCTCGCCGCGGGTCCCACGGATTCCTTGGTCTCTTCTCGCGCCATCGCGATCCCCATCCGGACTCAACCGGTCTCAACCGGTCTCAACTGCTCCCCGCCGAATTCGACTGCCCACAAGGTGCGTTGGTGCAGGTCAAGGGGTTGCCGACGCGCCCTCCGCAGTCGTGGAAAACGCTAGCGCCGGCGCGGGAACATGTCCTCGTGAATGCAGAGAACCGGGAAGTAGACGCGGATTGGATTCCCAGCTCCGGATTCCGACTCCGCAAGGCGGGAGTGCAATTCGACGCCGTTCGAGTCGACGGCGAGGAAGGGCGACGGCTCGCCGACTGGATAGAGGTGCTCACCGGGGGCG includes:
- a CDS encoding DUF397 domain-containing protein, whose product is MNDTLHWFKSSYSDSGGGDCVEVAFDWHRSSYSDGGGGNCVEVASCAHAVHLRDSKVPAGPTFVVEPAAWTAFLAWQD
- a CDS encoding glycoside hydrolase family 19 protein produces the protein MLLRKLVTSLAALCTAVGLAVLLLPAASAGAAAACAAAWNSSSVYTGGMTASHNGHNWQAKWWTQNETPGTTGEWGVWADQGACGSGPTTPPTTPPPSSGFVVSEAQFNQMFPNRNPFYTYAGLTAALKSYPGFANTGSDTVKRQEAAAFLANVSHETGGLVHIVEQNTANYPHYCDRNQPYGCPAGQAAYYGRGPIQLSWNFNYKAAGDALGIDLLNNPWRVEQDPAVAMMTGLWYWNTQNGPGTMTAHNAMVNGAGFGQTIWAINGSLECNGGNPAQVQSRVTKYQQFTQILGVPAGANLYC
- a CDS encoding helix-turn-helix transcriptional regulator, which gives rise to MAREETKESVGPAARMAATVAKRMRVKKGLTQEQLGSQMGYTGAAISAMERQLHSVSDEMLVLIERELGSGTGIFEEMRELVRLEKLPEQFRGYAPIEQKAVALWLYANHVVHGLFQTEAYARALIAGGHPEPTAERTEELVVGRMARKALFDRKQVCEIELVLDESVLRRPIGSEEIMREQLAYLAECARRRNVNLQVLPLDAGLGGEYAGDRGMMNIVETASHDRVTFLEIQGESLLITDRAKVSTHIQRYAKIRAHALDPRRSLGLIEELAGARR
- a CDS encoding NAD(P)H-binding protein translates to MILVTGATGNIGRALLQELHAHGAGPLRGLTRDASRAVFPEGVEAVEGDFAETASLKPALEGVRSLFLVSRLGSDAEILEAARQAGVEHVVLVSSITVQTHPHLGPAAENLAVEELLKASGMAWTILRPTQFASNSLMWAASVRGRETVHAPYAETALPTIHPADIAAVARVALTEPGHQGRTYALTGPEPVTARQQVEAVAAVLGREVPFAEISREQAHAQMAAAFGPEAADAVLDVTGGDVNHELLMVRDTVAQVTGVPARPFRQWAAENADAFR